The Coffea eugenioides isolate CCC68of chromosome 8, Ceug_1.0, whole genome shotgun sequence genome has a segment encoding these proteins:
- the LOC113781643 gene encoding agamous-like MADS-box protein AGL19 codes for MARGKTQLKRIENATSRQVTFSKRRSGLLKKAFELSVLCDAEVALIVFSPKGKLYEFSSSSATSTIQRYQKNIKNLCPSRRMEQAQHFEEEVAILRKKIEILEETRRRFLGDGLDSSSVDELQQIENRLEKSLSIIRSRKSLLFRERMDQLKEEEKILRKENAELRGKYEEQQLELSISPQPLPLRQVKEVETQLFIGPPKS; via the exons ATGGCGAGAGGGAAAACTCAGCTGAAGAGGATTGAAAATGCAACGAGTAGACAAGTGACATTCTCAAAGAGGAGAAGTGGACTTCTCAAGAAGGCCTTTGAGCTATCAGTTCTTTGTGATGCAGAAGTTGCACTGATCGTTTTCTCCCCAAAAGGGAAGCTTTATGAGTTCTCAAGTTCCAG TGCCACAAGTACAATACAGCGCTACCAGAAGAATATCAAGAATCTATGTCCGAGCAGAAGAATGGAACAAGCACAG CATTTCGAAGAAGAGGTTGCAATCctgagaaaaaaaattgagatccTTGAGGAAACTCGACG AAGGTTCTTGGGAGATGGTTTAGATTCCTCCAGTGTTGATGAATTGCAACAGATAGAAAATCGGCTGGAGAAAAGTTTAAGCATCATCAGGTCAAGAAAG AGTTTATTGTTCAGGGAGCGAATGGATCAGCTGAAAGAAGAG GAGAAAATTCTCAGAAAGGAAAATGCAGAATTGCGGGGAAAG TACGAAGAGCAACAATTGGAACTATCGATTAGTCCACAACCCTTGCCACTGAGACA